The genome window TCGGCAATCGTAGAAAAAAAACACctactttaatttaaatgatctcacggtatatattttaattgtagAACAATTCCTTTAGGAAAGCCGATTTTTTATaggtttttttattgtttttaatttatctttcAACATATTCGCTTAGGGCCGATATCACCAACGCCAATTAACGTTagctgtaggttaaaatgcttcgttactttagttacctattgttataacaatgttttcatatattttaatctgtagttaaatttaactcacgttggtgaaaccggcccttaaTGTACCTACTTATCAACTTTAGAAAGAATTCTAACCATCTTTTTATAGctatacaaaatatttatattttggcAACCCATGATTTGTTGCTTAAATATCTCTATTGTGTTTATTTAGTTATTAGTAAGGTGACAACGTCATCTGCGAAAGGCAGcataaattgtaaacattttaGAGAAGATTTAACGCCAGTGAATacaaagaaatcaaaaaattacatttacattacaaTACTGAAGACAATTTGGGTTTTTTGTGAAGAAAAGGGGTACAAGACCTACTATAATCGGAAACTTTTTTAAGGATTTTGGTttcaatttgcaaaaatgagGTAGTGAAGATTacaaagaaaatgtcgaaaacacaattgcaaaaatgttacaagaaaaatacaaacaataaTACACTATTCTGTATTGGTCCGTTCGAAgacgatatttttttaaacggcaGAACGACCCGAGTTGCGCTCTTTAGTTCTTCTGGTTCAACGTTGGAAGAATTCGACAAAATTATCAACTTATGGGATGAAGAATGTGAAAGAAAGAACATTTTATCAGGTGTAGGTACAATTTAGCGACGCAGTAAACTGTTTGACTGAACATTTTACAAGTTGGAAACAAAAATTGGTCACATAATTATAATACTTATAATCCAGCAATCAGTGAAACAACTTAAGGTGGTTGTAATGCAAGTCCCTGACAATAAGAAATGGTTAACAAATTTAGTAAACTTGAATAAGATATTTATACCTTAGCTTTTTCattataatatgtatgtactcgtaggtatattattataacgtaagatgttgaaaaatgtaataagTATATTACTACAAGAATTatttaacttatttttttaaaactgttcCTTAGGCACAAAACAAATTTCTAACTGGACAGCATAAAAAATAGGAACCAAATCATTTAACAAACAACGTTGCTGTTTCAAATCTAATGAGGTTTCTGTTGTAGCAAaatcaaattgtaaaaataacaagacATGATATCGATTCATCCATTAAATCGTATTGGCAATTAACTGCGAGCCATCATGCGTCGATGATAGAGATGCGTTTTGATAAACAGGAAAAAGATGTTTCCCAAAATGTGCAGTTACGcgttaatgacaataaaaggcaaacaatatttataataattgtatttttaattattattataatcactaaaattaattattaatatttatattatcAACAATTATCGCTAAATGGTCTAGAGTGAAGTAAATTTAATTCACTTGGATTTTTTACAATAGTTTGTTTATGAttctcataaataaatacataaacaaTGTCACcattgttttggcataatgagaagcaatgatttatttttttaacgttagatacactgtttgatttccatcactaaagtgcctgacatgatAATACtcattcttctattgcaaactagtaaaactgacaacaatgcattAGACATTgatgctatttataacctcaaacttaaaaaaaatataacctaattcaacagacagcatTACTAAagttcgtccagcgagagattggttgacataaaaatgatacgtagagaaagtaatacctagcgcacgtaaaatttgaaatatatccttcaagcagtaccTAACATTTTTGCCTTGAAATTATActgtaattaatgtattctagtgcactTTGTAGTGTTGGATtaaattaatacaatttaaaatctcccaatctctcgctggacgaagtataccaaattaaattcaaaatttccatggcctcccattatgccaaaacaacgtaaatgaattttatgcatattatattaaatattttagcatccagaAAAGGAATTCCATTTATTTGCTTCGTAACCGTAGAAGCTAACACCACCGAAGTTGAATAATTTTCGATTATTTATTGACCgaagcaaaaattttatgagtgtattttatttgcttttgtcAAGGTGGGGTACATAAACTAGGATTGGATATCTGGTTTTCCAGCGACACACCTCTTCAAACTTTGTTTAACATGAACGGTCTCGGTTTTTTATCAAGGGCACTTTCGAAATTCTCgcgatataaataaaaaaatgttatcaaaCAAAAGTGTTCCTCTATTAAGAAACATCTCTGAATTgagtaaatttttattcgcAGTAACAACTGACAATCTTTCACTGTTACATATTAATGAAAAAGTTGTTTTTACAGCAGAATTACGCGACGTcgatatattgcttttaacctAACAAGACAAGAATTCCCGCTGGAAATAAGTGATTGGAttgtgataaaaaaatgtagaaattgtGCGAAATCCGGATCTGTCTTTCACGTTAGAGGAGATTGGATAAGTGTTCACGTTCTCGTAAGGAAAATGCTTTCGAAGACATTTTCCGGACCTGACAGTTCAGTAAACACTTTTAACGCTGTATTCCTTAAAGCTCGTCTCCCCAGGGTTCAGAATCGGTTAGATTGGAAGTCGAAATGATGAGCTATTGTGGAACTCTACAAGTCACTAGCAGGGTATGGCCTTAATCcaatttattttgtcattgttgTGTTAGAGCCAAGAGATATGCTTTCAAAGTGTGCGGTTTTAACCGACAAAATCTACTCAAAGACTTAACTTTCTTCTAATCATTGATTGCTGATTAAGGGAACAGCGACTTAGGAACTCGACGTGCACGAAGCTACACCTTCATGTCCctcacattaaaaaatatgaattaatttttgtcgAACTGTCAAACCTCCAACGTTTGGTGATTCAGTCGAAAAATCAAAAGCTTCTCCGCTTCTCGGAgatttcttcaaaattcaattttttatctAAATTAAGATTTCTCTTTAGactcaataaaataaatatagtgGGGGTAAATGTGTGTTTGAAAATGACGCCACtagaaaattgttttcagCTCCATCTACTTAAAAATGAGAACGAGAGGATAAATCTCGTAATTACAGTACAAGTCCCCACTTTACCTTTGTGGGGTTAACGAGGCATTTTATTTTCGTCATAGGGAAATCACCCCTGGATTATCGGTGAAATTTGCGACTTCTCCACAAGTTCCTTCAGAGATGTAAATCCTGTCGGGATTGAAAAACGAAAACTTCAATATGATCTCAATAAATTTCAATAGAAAGGGCAAATATTCCTGAAAAAAGTTCGATAGTCACTTTAGGTGAAAGTTGGTGAAACTCAATTTTTCCGGTAAAAATCTCTCCTAGATCCAGCAcgatataatttattatttatcggtCGCAAGAAGTTCCATCGAATACGGAAAAATGGATTATCCCCATGGTTATATTAAAGTTATTGCAGTCGtgttaatataaatatttgtgGAGGCGGCCGTCGTCGATCCTCCCCGTTCCGTCAGCGACTTTATGCATGAAATATTAAGTTATTTGCATTTCCGTTCTTTGCTTTGCGATTGGAGGGTGGTATCTGGATGTAAATATTACCCCCTCTGGCACCAATCCATCAGTAAATGCTTATTGGTGAAAGGCCGGGCCATAATTCGATGACGAGCTTGACTCATCCGACTGATAATTACACAGTGATGTATGCAGAAGAGGGTGATTTTATAATTGCTAAACGAACCTCCCGATTGTATCTGTGGACGAGCACAAAAAAGCGATTTTAATGACGGACGACCATTACAGAGGAGGCGCAGACAAAATGGCCgtcttattaaaaatataacacTTGAGGGTTCATTACGATGAAGCGATAACGATTCACGCGCATTCATCATATGTGGCAGGAAACAGTtggacaaatttattttcgaaaTACTTCGCTATAGGAGTCGAATAAAACGGATCGGACGGACGACGCGGATTGTAATTTGAAAGCgagtttttgtttgtttttatcatCTTCTAGTGTAAGCCGGTAATTGCAACATTTTAATGAGGAAAGTGCACCGATGCAAGGTCCTAGTTGCATTCAGATGATTCAGAAAATGGACGCAGGCTATGATTCCGGAGAGATAGTTTTAATCATTCTAACGTTTTTGATaggcaaaaaatttttatcactaactaatttttgaaatcgtgaaggttttcttcaaaaattagttACTAGTTAAGTACTCTGATTtaattctaattttgtttaattctaAGGTTGTCGCCTTCCAAAATTATTGTGGTTTCGTAGTaggttttgacaatttgagtGTTCAATTTTGACGTATACTCACTAGAAAAGTTATACCAACTATCAAGaaccgtcaaaatgacaggtaTAAGAGAGGTTAGGTTTattaaacaaacaatattaattaaagcagtttgTAATGGTTTTAAACCAATTAGAATTCCtcagaataataaaatgttttgactaGACTTCGTTAGGTAAACCCGAGGcatcatttaattttcttgtgaatttctgaattttgtCAACAGGCAATGAATAGCAGAAATTAATGATATGTGACACTTGCCAGCGGCTTGGAGGTTATGTTCGGTGTAGTCTAGTGCGGGAGCTTATCGTGGAAAGGTGGCAAACTATTTTTTCCGATCCAGACATCCTACGataccacaatcatttttaaacacgcagcaggccaagatatttttttgttagattggcgtcaggtcctgtcatataacgtttcgtttttaaatattcgcttTGTCAATTCcatcattaatttagttagtAGTAATAAGTTACccattttcaaattaatacaTTAATACATTAGGAATGTTCTTAAACGAGAACTGCGCTACAAAtttgtatgtttcatttcaattaaagtttgaaattattgttctTAATGCGttcacttatttaaaaaatgtagcaAACTGGCAGCAATGTTCGgttcaattataacctaaaataaatttattatgacaaatcacagtactgccaactaaatgtcagattttcacagatagtccgaatttaaaacaatcgtgaatggtatttATATACTCAAGCTAACTCTCAACTtgacattcaattttttaattttgatttttctgttaaaatgggtgatttcttctaattttgtcataaaaatgtaaagtctgttttttttaataatcaattgtcaaagtgttgtcaggttggtatgagccactggttatttgatagtaattaggttggcaacgtaaaatgtcaactgtatGTCAGTCATTGATGGGAATTGTGAAGGCGCTTGCGCTAGTGAAGCCGcaattacaatttaaataaaaataaaaagttaaatgagtttcCGAAAGCAAGAATCTAAcacaacgagaaaaattggctATGATTAGATAACGTGAAGAAATGCAGAGAGAAATACCTATCATGCTAAATTGCAGTAAAGATGCACACATATTCgaggtattttcttttataattttaatatatggGCCAATGGTGTTTATCACTGAGAGGAACTGATTAGGGAGGAATGGAAATAATTGATGGGAAATCTACCAATTGAGGACAttctttcaataaaaattcaactttccgCAGAATCATATTCGGAAGACGATTGCGGGTTAGATTCTAAAGATGAATAGGTAAATTGCTTATATTACCCATTAAATAAATCCCCATTTTCCTGTATATGTTCAGTTGCACTTTTCAGTGTCATTAtggtctttatttcttgtcttttggtataaaatttggttacacctgaaacttttctgacatttgaaaattactgacataacctcaaacctgatctagggagattttacgatagaGGTGTTCCGAAATGAAAGGTTTTAGAGTGATACAGCCTGTTCTTTAATggaattttgacactgacaattgatttaaaaaaaaatggactttatactcaattttatataaatgtgcatctaagcaagccatgaaaatctgattttcagttggtagtaaagctaaagctggtgactttaactttcaaagttgcttgctctgcgcgaacccgatttgattaattttttagtttttgtccattttaacattgctgatttcaaaagcaatgttacgtctttttacacTGATtgaattaaagtaattcttatttgtttttgtctttgtatttttaccaagtaaagatttattggatatgaccttcataaatgtgacttttgtaatgtaactaaattaaaggtgcttttacaaatgcacagctcacttgatgaacatttatatgaaatcaattatacacATAAAATCCCATTAGTTTTTCCTCTTCTCAATATATCAACACAAATccaattttggaatttttaatgttatggacCGTATAAAagcagttttaattttttttaaatttaagtttttctCCACGGTATTACAtatacctaattttttttctacggTATTAcatataatttgtttcaaaatcaaaaatccaccaacactggaTTCTAcatcgaaaatacaaccgacaacgtcgccaacttttgtttttaatgtgtttgcAAGTGTCGGAAAAactggggttatgaaagaaaactgttgacagtcgttttggtcgtagttcatcgtgttttatttattctcatttaatttttcactcGAAACGTgtgatatggtagctaccacctttttgtacataataattattttgtgttacgtaaataaactcaacagttcgatgtcaaattttggcggaacggtgggccaacccaaaaaaatgaaacttattctagggatttctttgtttctgccaacataattcaacaggtggtggatttttgattttgaaacagattatatttAAGAATATAGATTCTAACCAGAATTAAAACAGCTTCCTTTAACTAAGAAATTTCTTATCTGTATATGACACTTTTCTTGTCgttaaaaatacttttctaatggtaataatttttctaattgcaAGCGAATTAAAATGACATTCAAACGTCCCAAAATGATGAGTTCAGTTTCAAGGTtgagtaaataaattaaatcgatgTTATAAGTACAACTGGCTAATCTAGTGTAAGTTATCTTGTCAGCAGAGCTGATAGCATGACCATTTATTTCTTGGCTGTTCGGACTTTTTCTCAGTGTTCTTCTTAACATCATCTAGTTATAGTGCCAAGACAAAAATCGTGAATATTATGTACGATTATTTAGATATCTGTGGAGTGGTAGTTGCGATTGTAGTGGTGTTGGTATCTTATTTAAAATGGAAATTCTCGTACTGGAAAAGGGCCGGCCTGCCTATCATAAATCCGACAATACCCTTTGGTGACTCAAAACAACTAATCCTAGGACGTTACTCACTCGGTCAAcaattcgaagatttttacaaaatcttCACAAGTCGAGGTTTGAAACACGGCGGCGTTCACGTAGGGATAAAACCGTTTTACGTTCCCGTCGATCCTGAACTTATTAAACACGTCCTGCAAATAGATTTTCAACACTTCGTCAACCACGGCACTTTCATCGATGAAGCCAACGATCCCCTTTCCGCACACCTGTTCAGCTTGGAAGACGCAAAATGGAGAAATATGCGAGTCAAACTGACACCTACCTTCACATCCGGAAAAATGAAGATGATGTTCCAGACTCTGGTCCAGTGCGGCGTCGGTATGAAAGAACTAATGGATGCATCAGCAAAGAATCGCATTCCGATAGACATTAAAGATATTTTATGCCGGTACACCACAGACGCAATCGGGTCAATCGCATTCGGACTGGAGTGTAACAGCCTAAAGGATCCCAATTCAGTATTCAGAAAATACGGAAAACGAGTGTTCGAAATGGACATGCGGTCACAGATAAAGACGCTGCTGCAATTTGCCCTGCCACATCAGGTACTGaaagtgtttaaatttaaacagaaCAAACCGGATGTCGAAGAATTTTTCATGAAAGCAGTCAAAGATACTGTTGAGTtcagagaaaaaaataacgTGTACAGAAAAGATTTTATGCATCTACTTATACAACTGAAGAACAGAGGCGCTGTGACCGATGACGGTAAAGTGTTAAATGAAGAGGGTAGATCAGAAGAAAAGGCACTAACAATGAACGAATTAACTGCACAAGCTTTCATTTTCTTCTTGGCTGGATTCGAAACGTCGTCAACCACCATGACGTTTGCGTTGTACGAAATAGCCAGACATCCTGACATTCAAGAAAAACTAAGACAGGAAATCAATGGAATGTTCGAAAAACATGACGATCAATTAACATACGATGGAATCATGGAACTGACATACATGGATAAAGTTCTAAATGGTGAGTATTAAATTGACCACAAAAAGTGGACGCTGATATTAAATGAACGTGTATTTCAGAAACTTTGAGAAAATATCCACCATTTCCCATGATTTTGAGAAAATGCAGCAGGGATTACACAATACCAGACACACAGATAACTTTGAAGAAAGGTGTAAACGTCGGTATACCGATTTTAGGTTTACATAATGATCCTAAATATTATCCGAATCCTGAAAAATTCGATCCTGAACGTTTTTCCGAGGAAAATAAGCGTTCAAGGCCGGCTTTCACGTGGCTTCCGTTCGGAGAAGGACCTCGTCTGTGTATAGGTAAGACCGTCGTCAACAAATTCTTGATTTTCGAATGAATAACTACTGTCCTGCAGGTCTACGTTTTGCAGTACTACAAAGTAAAATTGGTCTGGTAACGTTATTGAAGAACTACAAGATCAAGTTAAGTCCAAAAACTAGGGTTCCTTTGACACTGCACAAAAAAGGTTTCATTATAATGGCAGAAGGTGGAGTTTGGCTTgacgtagaaaaaataaataataatgttaagtGATGTAAAGGAATTCACTTGGTCTTATATTATTATCTATAAATAACTAAAGCATCCAGATGTGATACACTTATGGAAGggaataaatgaataaataaaaatcactgTTTCATACTTATAAAAATaagtaacaaattttaaaaatatgtacctatcCAGATTATCTCTATTTGtccatttattaatttcttacACGATAAAGTGTCCATGTCTGAttggtgtaataaaaatgtgttaagGTGTAATGTGGTGTTATGTCGCAGGATCGTATTTTTTCACttacatattattatcagCGTTGTTGACTGATcatgtacagttggttgcaaaaaaatcgggaaacgaaaatttttctaatgtaaatttgattttgtccatttatcaattaattgtctacttgagaATACctaaagtctgtctcaattctaaatttccaccaacactgcattctacgttagaaatacaaccggcaacactgtttggtgaaaaatgcgtaagattgtatttgttaggttatctgtcaatttccgtttttacaactcaaaattttagaataaagaaaaagaacgaaaaccttttttaaaatgcagcaagtaagtaggtagaaaatcaaattctaaaagcaaaataaactcatgaactaattttaatattttcgaatcatgtttgtgaaataattatattgccaactttggctattaagaatccccaatttagaaatatttttattttgataacataattcaacaggtggtggaaatttagaattgagacaaactatatcaaataatttaaaaaaatgtcattgaattttgacgttaattctaacctatctctcctaagaaggtttcacactatgaaaaaaattgtaaaaatgtgtcagttTTAtgctgacagttcccgtttttttgcaaccaactgtaggTATATAGGTATACTTAAGTTACACTTACAAAACTCTGTCTGATTTCCACAGAAAATACGAGTGCATGAAATGTGTTGGACCCGCTCATTATTGAATAACGCTTTAATATtacatataatctgtttcaaaatcaaaaatccaccaacaccgcattctacctcgaaaatacaaccgacaacgtcgccaacttttgtttttagtgtgtttgcaagCGTCagaaaaagtggggttatgaaagaaaactattGACAGTCATTTAGGTCGtaattcatcgtgtttttttgttctcattttattatgtaCCTATATCACTCAATAGTTATGATATGGTtgctaccacctttttgtttttaataattcttttgtgttacgtaaataaactcaacacttcaatgtcaaattttggcgggaggttagaccaacccaaaaaaaatgaaacttattctaaggatttcttttttttgtgccaacataattcaacaggtggtggatttttgattttgaaacagattatacatggttttaattctttatttaatcaattttttttcctcttaatAAACATTGTGTGAAAAATTCACTGACATCGGTCAACTCCTTTTAGGTGTTCAGATTTTAATACAACCCAGTACacttcaattattattatcagatCTTTGTTCTTCCTAACCCGACGCTTGATAAGTGATAGATAACCCCCTAGGCCACTAATGTTTTCCACAACGataaaaaataccaaaatTGGTATATTGGGCAAATGCCCAACATCAATATttcacacttaaaaaattatacaaaaattccacatcaCATTGATATTTAGTGCCGCCAACctaaaattattcattaaaaattcctgtttcgattttcttgTCAAGGCAGAGCAATGTCATTTTCATGACGATTTAGACGAATGGAAAATCAGTATTTTCTagacggaggccgaaaaaatatatttcattcattcattttttcaTCGTAATTCTGCTTTGCAATCGTGGAAATTTTCCTCGTAATAAGCAATCATTCATATCCCTGCCAGAATTATCAGTAAAAATGCATTAATTGATTACtgttaaaaatttagtaaatatacTCGTACGTATCgtttaacaaataattttaaaatgacgagtcataattcaatttattgcagacaaacaaaaatataacgCATCATTCTTGCTTTTGATAAGAAATTATGAACAGTCATAAGCAGATTCGCTGtagatatttacaaaattcattATCAGTTTCAAGTTTGTTTTTCCCTCTCATTACTCATTAGTTGAAATGAATCGCACGTTACAACTTTATTCATGATTAGATAAATCAGGTTACCTACTTAACTTCTCGCAAGGGTTTAGGTATGTTATATCGCATGAATTTAATTCTActataattaacaaaaacacaTCCCTGAAAGTTTTCTACAACTTAACCTTATATCGCTCGGATGGATTACGCCACTCTCCTgcggctcgtgacacaaaTCATCttcacgagtaatagccattatcgGCGAATAGAATACCTACTATACTTTCTCTACGACTgtgaagagaaattgataaataagtttcattattagacaaaGTGAAACTggcgttttaaaattattactctgtatacttgataccattgcattaaaatttgcgattggatatttgcagtgagttttgaaattttattcaacgggccgtgggtaatgaatcctgttatccaatgaaaaacacttcaataattacagtattatccaataggagtagaaatagaaaatagtagattatatcataaagagtagaagtgagtctttttgtgctaagcccagagattgaagaccgagacgaagtcgaggtcgcaggcaacttctactctgaatgatacaTAGAGGGTGTCCCAACTAAGACTTTAGGTCTTATATCTCTATTATTTATGGATTGACTTTTGTGAAATTAtgagtccatttttttttaaattacaatgGAGAAATCATTCAAACTGTCAATTCTTCATCGTTAAAGAAGACTATGAGATCAAAGCAAGTTTGTTAGTTCTTCATCCTGAATCCATAAAACACTGAAACcttttataacaaatttttgtagCAACGAGCTGGAATGTCGTTAAACAGTCTTAATTACGAAGAAAAAGGAGAATTTTTTGTGAATGCTGAATAAAATTACTATGCCCTTCTGTCAATTCTATTGCATTTTTTCTTGTAGTGCA of Tenebrio molitor chromosome 6, icTenMoli1.1, whole genome shotgun sequence contains these proteins:
- the LOC138133432 gene encoding probable cytochrome P450 6a17; its protein translation is MYDYLDICGVVVAIVVVLVSYLKWKFSYWKRAGLPIINPTIPFGDSKQLILGRYSLGQQFEDFYKIFTSRGLKHGGVHVGIKPFYVPVDPELIKHVLQIDFQHFVNHGTFIDEANDPLSAHLFSLEDAKWRNMRVKLTPTFTSGKMKMMFQTLVQCGVGMKELMDASAKNRIPIDIKDILCRYTTDAIGSIAFGLECNSLKDPNSVFRKYGKRVFEMDMRSQIKTLLQFALPHQVLKVFKFKQNKPDVEEFFMKAVKDTVEFREKNNVYRKDFMHLLIQLKNRGAVTDDGKVLNEEGRSEEKALTMNELTAQAFIFFLAGFETSSTTMTFALYEIARHPDIQEKLRQEINGMFEKHDDQLTYDGIMELTYMDKVLNETLRKYPPFPMILRKCSRDYTIPDTQITLKKGVNVGIPILGLHNDPKYYPNPEKFDPERFSEENKRSRPAFTWLPFGEGPRLCIGLRFAVLQSKIGLVTLLKNYKIKLSPKTRVPLTLHKKGFIIMAEGGVWLDVEKINNNVK